A stretch of Fundicoccus culcitae DNA encodes these proteins:
- a CDS encoding MetQ/NlpA family ABC transporter substrate-binding protein, giving the protein MFKKLFVSGLTVLLASVSFASTTVTAQDENVLRVASHLPPMTDVVELAGEAIAEPYSVELVEVTDNIQYNEALLNDEVIASFAQHEPFMEMFNEERDGDLVAIQPIYNAVVGFYSPTYETVDEIEEGAEVAIPSDPTNEARALLILQDQGLLTLDEEAGFFATVEDITDNPLNLEFEHIDLLNLTAAYEDGYDLVFNYPTYIASIDLTPADAIFLEDESDNTFAIQLVVREGNVDSDEIKALQAAFTSQEVYDFLSELEAEGHLRPAFDMEDTAEDQE; this is encoded by the coding sequence ATGTTTAAAAAATTATTTGTTTCAGGACTTACTGTCCTATTAGCGAGTGTTAGTTTTGCATCAACGACGGTAACCGCTCAAGACGAAAATGTTTTACGCGTAGCCTCACACTTACCCCCAATGACTGATGTGGTTGAATTAGCCGGAGAAGCCATTGCTGAACCTTATTCCGTCGAACTCGTTGAAGTAACCGACAATATTCAATACAACGAAGCTTTATTAAATGATGAAGTGATTGCCAGCTTTGCTCAACATGAACCATTTATGGAAATGTTTAATGAAGAACGTGACGGCGACTTGGTGGCGATTCAACCTATTTACAACGCCGTGGTTGGTTTCTACTCACCGACCTATGAAACTGTCGATGAAATTGAAGAAGGCGCAGAAGTAGCTATTCCTTCAGATCCAACCAATGAAGCACGCGCGCTATTAATATTGCAAGATCAAGGCTTGTTAACGTTAGACGAAGAAGCTGGTTTCTTTGCGACAGTGGAAGATATTACCGACAACCCATTGAACTTAGAATTTGAACACATTGATTTACTGAATCTAACGGCCGCTTATGAAGATGGCTATGATTTAGTATTCAACTACCCAACCTATATCGCTAGCATCGATTTAACCCCAGCGGATGCTATTTTCTTAGAAGACGAATCGGATAACACCTTTGCCATTCAATTAGTTGTTCGCGAAGGGAATGTTGATTCAGACGAAATTAAAGCCCTTCAAGCTGCTTTCACATCGCAAGAAGTCTACGACTTCCTATCCGAGTTAGAAGCAGAAGGCCACTTAAGACCTGCATTCGACATGGAAGATACAGCTGAAGACCAAGAATAA
- a CDS encoding methionine ABC transporter permease: MTKEALSIYFERLADYGPSLAESLVETAIMLGFASLAAILIGLPLGTLLYLTAKGRILENKWIYQTANIIVNIIRSFPFLLLVIAMQPLIRAVYGRATGDPVAASFPMMVIAIALYARFVEQSLSDVPKGVVETGRAMGASIPQLVTKFLYVEARSSLIVGFTSAFVSFISYSTIMGVVGGGGIGQFAIRYGYQRFEDDIMYTAIVVIIILVQIIQWLGLNLANRLDKR, encoded by the coding sequence ATGACTAAAGAAGCCTTAAGTATTTATTTTGAACGGTTGGCTGATTATGGGCCGTCCTTGGCCGAAAGTTTAGTCGAAACAGCTATCATGCTAGGGTTCGCTTCACTAGCTGCCATTCTGATTGGGCTACCACTAGGAACCCTTTTATATTTAACGGCCAAGGGGCGTATTTTAGAAAACAAATGGATTTATCAAACCGCCAATATTATAGTAAATATCATTCGGTCATTTCCATTTTTATTGTTGGTTATTGCCATGCAACCTCTAATTCGCGCGGTCTATGGTAGGGCAACCGGGGATCCTGTTGCCGCTTCCTTTCCCATGATGGTTATCGCGATTGCTTTATATGCCCGTTTTGTGGAGCAATCCTTAAGCGATGTTCCTAAAGGTGTGGTCGAAACAGGGCGGGCAATGGGAGCTTCGATTCCACAGTTAGTGACAAAGTTTTTATATGTCGAAGCGAGAAGTTCTTTAATCGTTGGATTTACAAGTGCTTTTGTTAGTTTTATCTCCTACTCAACCATTATGGGCGTCGTTGGAGGAGGGGGAATTGGTCAATTTGCGATTCGATACGGCTACCAACGTTTCGAAGATGATATTATGTATACGGCGATTGTAGTTATTATTATTTTGGTCCAAATTATTCAATGGCTAGGTTTGAATTTAGCCAACCGTTTAGATAAACGTTAA
- a CDS encoding methionine ABC transporter ATP-binding protein has protein sequence MIQFENVSKVFRTEKGKNQLSALKNINLTIKDHEVFGVIGQSGAGKSTLLRMINQLETPDEGRVLVDGVDVCQIKKSKLRFYRKNIGMIFQQFNLLSNLTVAENIMLPLTLHPYEDYLELDEVLRFVGLEDKRDSYPAQLSGGQKQRVGIARALIIKPKILLCDEPTSALDEFTTGEIVDVLRRINEKYQITTVIVTHELSVVKALCQRVAIMEEGQVVDLLDITPNTSKVVAQSYHERAMEVLLND, from the coding sequence TTGATTCAGTTTGAAAATGTGAGCAAAGTTTTCCGTACCGAAAAAGGTAAAAATCAATTGAGTGCCTTAAAAAACATTAATTTAACGATTAAGGATCATGAAGTTTTTGGCGTGATTGGGCAGTCAGGAGCCGGGAAATCGACCTTATTGCGGATGATTAATCAATTGGAAACACCCGATGAAGGCCGTGTTTTAGTGGATGGTGTTGATGTTTGTCAAATTAAAAAAAGTAAATTACGTTTTTATCGCAAAAATATCGGGATGATTTTTCAACAATTTAATTTGTTATCAAATTTGACCGTGGCCGAGAATATTATGTTGCCTCTAACCCTGCATCCTTACGAAGACTATTTAGAATTAGATGAAGTGTTGCGCTTTGTCGGACTAGAAGATAAACGGGATAGTTATCCTGCTCAACTTTCGGGGGGACAAAAACAGAGGGTCGGTATTGCGCGGGCTTTAATTATTAAACCCAAAATCCTTTTGTGTGATGAACCCACATCGGCCCTGGATGAATTTACCACCGGTGAAATTGTTGATGTTTTACGCCGAATTAACGAAAAGTATCAAATTACCACCGTGATTGTAACGCATGAACTGAGTGTTGTTAAAGCCCTCTGTCAAAGGGTAGCGATTATGGAAGAAGGACAAGTGGTGGATTTGTTAGACATAACACCGAATACCTCAAAAGTTGTAGCACAATCTTATCATGAACGTGCGATGGAGGTTTTGTTAAATGACTAA
- a CDS encoding AzlC family ABC transporter permease, whose protein sequence is MKEAFKFVFPKTIPIMTGYLFLGIAYGFLITSQGYDVWIPIAMSLFIYAGSMQYAAIPLLAAPFDPLGAFILTLMVNARHVFYAIALLRQYHDMGWQKWYSIFALSDETFSLNISMEIPEDINPSWAYFHVSWLDHFYWVAATALGALLGSFLTFDTTGIEFVLTALFLSIFVERWLNTNDHRAAMVGVVAPVICLIIFGPANFMIPAMFLILLIFAIEYYQKERRHD, encoded by the coding sequence TTGAAAGAAGCATTTAAATTTGTTTTTCCCAAAACAATCCCTATAATGACGGGATATTTATTTTTAGGTATTGCATATGGTTTTCTCATCACATCGCAAGGTTATGATGTTTGGATTCCGATTGCGATGAGCCTCTTTATTTATGCAGGATCGATGCAATATGCAGCTATTCCTTTATTAGCAGCCCCTTTTGATCCTTTAGGTGCATTTATTTTAACTTTAATGGTTAACGCTAGGCATGTTTTTTATGCGATTGCTCTTTTACGGCAATATCATGACATGGGCTGGCAAAAATGGTACAGTATTTTCGCCTTAAGCGATGAAACTTTTTCCTTGAATATATCGATGGAAATTCCTGAAGATATTAATCCTTCATGGGCTTATTTTCATGTGTCTTGGCTCGATCATTTCTACTGGGTGGCTGCGACGGCCTTAGGTGCTTTACTGGGTAGTTTCTTGACTTTTGATACGACTGGTATTGAATTTGTTTTAACCGCCCTCTTTTTAAGTATTTTTGTGGAGCGTTGGCTCAATACAAACGATCACCGTGCCGCAATGGTTGGGGTCGTTGCTCCCGTGATTTGCTTAATCATTTTTGGACCGGCTAATTTCATGATTCCAGCTATGTTTTTGATTTTACTTATTTTCGCGATTGAATACTATCAAAAGGAGCGTCGCCATGACTAA
- a CDS encoding branched-chain amino acid transporter permease: MTNTEIIITIIVIAAGTILTRFIAFIIFPPHKTPPKFVQYLSKTLPAAVIGLLVVYAFKDTQLFAYPYALPEIIASIVLVIIHVWKRNTMLTIAISTLLYMFLVQIVFV; this comes from the coding sequence ATGACTAATACCGAAATTATTATAACCATCATTGTCATAGCGGCTGGAACTATTTTAACGCGTTTCATAGCTTTTATCATTTTTCCACCCCACAAAACGCCGCCAAAATTCGTTCAATACCTCAGCAAAACCCTACCCGCAGCGGTCATCGGCTTATTAGTTGTCTACGCTTTTAAAGACACACAACTATTCGCCTATCCCTATGCGCTACCCGAAATCATCGCATCCATCGTCTTAGTCATCATCCACGTCTGGAAACGCAACACCATGCTAACCATTGCCATTTCAACTTTATTGTACATGTTTTTAGTTCAGATCGTCTTTGTTTAA
- a CDS encoding DUF697 domain-containing protein, with protein sequence MNNWWKDLRRILLWVSIIFGIIFTIFIINQFITLYQFLAAINSVFAIITVSALLIAITVIAYKLGRVLFSKPLVIELADNASNEEYQEYIKLLTEQLKTNPLLAEIEFKADDPHLEEKIEESFTLLNEKSLPLIKENANAIFLSTAISQNGSLDSFMVIFSNIRMIWQLANIYGTRPSLASLIKLYAQVGSIMLMARTMEDSDLIETQMEPLIASILGESIASAIPGMVPIANLVVSSMMEGSVNAFLTLRVGLVTQNYLSSYHRLNQQTLKRSTSMLALSYMGSIIRTNSKTVLKTVGNAAKKAGVGTAKRWFGFESKGKDAV encoded by the coding sequence ATGAATAATTGGTGGAAAGATTTGCGGCGCATACTCCTTTGGGTAAGTATAATTTTCGGAATTATTTTCACGATATTTATTATTAATCAGTTTATTACGCTCTATCAATTTTTAGCAGCTATAAATTCTGTGTTCGCAATCATTACCGTAAGTGCTTTATTAATAGCCATCACGGTGATAGCTTACAAACTAGGACGCGTCCTGTTCAGCAAACCATTGGTGATTGAATTAGCCGATAATGCTTCTAATGAAGAATATCAAGAGTATATTAAACTATTAACTGAACAATTAAAAACTAACCCCTTATTAGCCGAAATTGAATTCAAGGCTGATGATCCACACTTAGAAGAAAAAATTGAAGAAAGTTTTACGCTATTAAACGAAAAATCCCTACCTTTAATAAAAGAAAATGCTAACGCTATTTTTCTAAGTACGGCTATCTCACAAAATGGATCACTCGATAGTTTTATGGTGATTTTTTCGAATATTCGAATGATTTGGCAATTAGCCAATATTTATGGCACCCGCCCTTCTCTGGCTAGCTTAATTAAATTATACGCCCAAGTCGGTAGTATCATGTTAATGGCTCGGACTATGGAAGATTCCGACCTGATTGAAACACAAATGGAACCTCTTATCGCTTCAATTCTTGGCGAAAGTATCGCTTCAGCAATCCCAGGTATGGTGCCTATAGCCAACTTAGTCGTAAGTTCAATGATGGAAGGTTCAGTCAATGCCTTTTTGACTTTGCGCGTTGGGTTAGTCACACAAAATTATTTAAGCAGTTACCATCGCTTAAACCAACAAACGCTCAAACGCAGCACTTCCATGTTAGCCCTCAGCTACATGGGTTCCATCATTCGTACGAACAGTAAAACCGTTCTAAAAACCGTCGGCAATGCCGCTAAGAAAGCAGGGGTTGGCACGGCTAAACGATGGTTTGGTTTTGAAAGCAAAGGAAAAGACGCAGTTTAA
- a CDS encoding acetyl-CoA C-acetyltransferase has translation MTEKVYLLAINRTAVGSFLGSISDLTPVELGTQLLTSMLEQHPVVKDNVKEVIIGNVLSAGHGQNVARQISVNSGVSNEIPAYAVNMLCGSGMKSIYEAYTHIKAGEADCIIAGGVESMSQAKFVAANNLRKGHKMGAFTMDDTLLRDGLTDAFENIHMGVTAENLANKYHLSREAQDAFAMNSQEKARAAQADGKFKDEIIPVVVKTRKGEFVFEEDEYINQTTTLEKLGQLRPAFDLEGSVTAGNASGLNDGAAFAFVVSESFVQQHQLTPLVEVLGFGQSGVDPSIMGIGPVNAIHSVLKKTGLSMDQMAVVELNEAFAAQSLAVIKQLSDDLDVPEEELSKKINLNGGAVAIGHPIGASGARVSATLIHEMLRQPEAQYGLASLCIGGGMGISMVVEKV, from the coding sequence ATGACAGAAAAAGTTTATCTATTAGCTATTAACCGGACGGCTGTAGGCAGTTTCCTAGGTTCAATCTCAGATTTAACGCCTGTTGAACTCGGCACCCAATTATTAACATCGATGTTAGAGCAACATCCAGTTGTAAAAGATAATGTTAAAGAAGTCATCATTGGGAACGTTCTAAGTGCTGGTCATGGTCAAAATGTGGCTCGCCAAATTTCAGTCAATTCAGGTGTTTCCAACGAAATTCCTGCCTATGCTGTGAATATGCTCTGTGGAAGTGGCATGAAGTCAATTTATGAAGCTTATACCCACATTAAAGCTGGTGAAGCAGATTGTATTATTGCCGGCGGCGTTGAGTCAATGTCACAAGCTAAATTCGTAGCGGCTAACAACTTGCGTAAAGGTCACAAGATGGGTGCTTTCACGATGGATGACACCTTATTGCGCGACGGTTTAACCGATGCCTTTGAAAACATCCATATGGGCGTAACCGCCGAAAACCTCGCTAATAAATATCACCTTAGCCGCGAAGCGCAAGATGCGTTTGCCATGAACTCACAAGAGAAAGCCCGCGCTGCTCAAGCAGATGGCAAGTTCAAAGATGAAATTATTCCCGTTGTCGTTAAAACCCGCAAAGGCGAATTTGTTTTTGAGGAAGATGAGTACATTAACCAGACGACTACTTTGGAAAAACTTGGTCAACTTCGCCCAGCTTTCGATCTTGAAGGCTCGGTAACCGCTGGGAATGCTTCTGGTTTAAATGATGGTGCTGCTTTTGCTTTCGTTGTTTCAGAAAGCTTTGTGCAACAACATCAATTGACACCTTTAGTAGAAGTCCTTGGTTTCGGCCAAAGTGGCGTCGACCCAAGTATTATGGGGATTGGTCCAGTCAATGCTATCCATTCTGTTTTAAAGAAAACCGGCTTATCAATGGATCAAATGGCTGTAGTTGAACTGAATGAAGCCTTTGCTGCACAATCATTAGCCGTCATTAAGCAATTAAGTGACGATTTAGATGTGCCTGAAGAAGAACTATCTAAAAAAATAAATCTCAACGGTGGCGCTGTCGCTATCGGGCACCCAATCGGAGCCTCCGGTGCCCGTGTTTCCGCCACTTTAATCCACGAAATGTTACGTCAACCAGAAGCCCAATATGGCTTAGCCTCCTTGTGTATCGGTGGCGGCATGGGAATTAGTATGGTGGTTGAGAAAGTTTAG
- a CDS encoding beta-ketoacyl-ACP reductase, translating to MDRLKDKVALITGGSQGLGAEMAKRFKEEGAKVVSLDLKAPTEADVDFFELNVTDSEKVNAVIAEVFEKYGKIDILVNNAGITADALLNKMTDDQWDRVINVNLKGVFNVTRAVSPHMIEQGTGSVINISSVVGEYGNIGQSNYAATKAGVIGLTYTWAKEFTRKGAQVRTNCIAPGYINTSILDTVPEKIIQSMKDTNPMKRLGEPIEIANAALFLASDEASYVNGQVLGVNGGMRL from the coding sequence ATGGATCGTTTAAAAGATAAAGTTGCATTAATCACTGGAGGAAGTCAAGGATTAGGAGCTGAAATGGCGAAGCGTTTTAAAGAAGAAGGCGCAAAAGTTGTTTCGCTAGACCTAAAGGCACCCACAGAAGCAGATGTTGATTTTTTTGAGTTAAATGTAACAGATTCAGAAAAAGTGAACGCTGTTATTGCGGAGGTTTTTGAAAAATACGGAAAAATTGATATTTTGGTTAATAACGCTGGTATTACAGCGGATGCTTTATTGAACAAAATGACTGATGATCAATGGGATCGTGTTATCAACGTTAACTTGAAAGGTGTATTCAATGTGACACGTGCTGTGAGTCCACATATGATTGAACAAGGTACAGGTTCAGTCATCAATATTTCTTCTGTTGTAGGCGAATATGGGAATATCGGACAATCCAATTATGCAGCAACTAAAGCGGGCGTGATTGGCTTAACTTACACTTGGGCTAAAGAATTTACACGTAAAGGGGCACAAGTTAGAACCAACTGTATCGCACCAGGTTATATTAATACATCTATTTTAGATACCGTTCCAGAAAAAATTATTCAATCGATGAAAGATACTAATCCAATGAAACGTTTAGGTGAACCGATTGAAATTGCTAATGCCGCTTTATTCTTAGCCAGTGACGAAGCTTCTTATGTCAACGGTCAAGTGTTAGGTGTCAATGGGGGCATGCGTCTATAA
- a CDS encoding TetR/AcrR family transcriptional regulator, which translates to MDLINQPLTDKGRKTVDDLVASARFHFYKNGYNKTKIKDITNTANTSVGAFYLYFQDKYSLYKYIVEQYGLEIRSKIKARTGKTSNRREAERQGLITFIELVRENPDMYNILWESIYIDKEIFFNYYRDFAASYIRQIQRAGEQGEVTTENPEVLAYILIGAHTFLGIRYGMMQNDEDINEVADEFMNVLENGIFTKPNEKGS; encoded by the coding sequence ATGGATTTAATTAATCAACCTTTGACCGATAAAGGTAGGAAAACAGTGGATGATTTAGTTGCGTCTGCGCGTTTTCATTTTTATAAAAATGGATATAATAAAACAAAAATTAAAGATATAACCAATACGGCTAACACGAGTGTCGGTGCTTTTTACCTATATTTTCAAGACAAATATTCATTATATAAATATATCGTTGAACAATATGGCTTGGAAATTCGTTCGAAGATAAAAGCTCGTACAGGTAAAACATCGAATCGGCGGGAAGCCGAACGCCAAGGTTTAATTACTTTTATTGAATTAGTTCGTGAAAATCCCGATATGTATAATATCTTATGGGAATCAATTTATATTGATAAAGAGATTTTCTTTAACTATTATCGTGATTTTGCGGCTAGTTATATTCGTCAAATTCAACGTGCCGGTGAGCAAGGTGAAGTGACGACTGAAAATCCAGAAGTATTAGCCTATATCCTAATCGGGGCACATACCTTTTTAGGTATCCGTTATGGGATGATGCAAAATGATGAAGACATTAATGAAGTAGCCGATGAATTTATGAACGTATTAGAAAATGGGATATTTACTAAACCGAACGAGAAAGGGAGTTAA
- a CDS encoding alpha/beta fold hydrolase — MLFNFRGQDIYYEVHGEGTPLLVLNGLMMTTNSWTFMVETLSERYQLILVDMLDQGQSAAATDDYTQADQVELIKAFLDFLTLETVNIMGISYGSEVAIQFTVKYGSYVNKLFLSNACPNTNDWLKDIGRSWIEAMQSPLNFYLSTIPIIYSPAFYNNNQAWFKKRQELLLGVFSQPGYLERMKRLITSAESYDSRSELHKITQPTYILGASHDLITPLDQQRELYEAIENAQFSVIQSCGHASMYEKPQEFLGALIGFLETPAPLSIV; from the coding sequence ATGCTGTTTAATTTCCGTGGGCAGGATATTTATTATGAGGTTCATGGTGAAGGGACACCGCTTTTGGTGCTTAATGGTCTCATGATGACAACGAATAGTTGGACCTTTATGGTGGAGACTTTAAGTGAACGGTATCAATTGATTTTAGTGGATATGTTAGATCAAGGTCAATCTGCAGCGGCTACTGACGATTACACGCAAGCCGATCAAGTTGAATTAATTAAAGCCTTTTTAGATTTTCTGACGTTGGAAACCGTCAATATCATGGGCATCTCTTATGGTAGTGAAGTAGCTATTCAATTTACGGTAAAATATGGTAGCTATGTAAACAAATTATTTTTATCAAATGCTTGTCCGAATACGAATGATTGGTTAAAAGATATTGGACGTTCATGGATTGAAGCGATGCAAAGTCCGTTAAACTTCTATTTATCAACCATTCCGATTATTTATTCACCTGCGTTTTATAATAATAATCAAGCTTGGTTTAAGAAACGTCAAGAATTGTTACTAGGAGTATTTAGTCAACCGGGCTATTTAGAGCGAATGAAACGCTTGATTACGAGTGCTGAATCCTATGATAGTCGGAGTGAGTTACACAAAATCACTCAACCTACTTATATACTGGGAGCTAGTCATGATTTGATTACCCCGCTTGATCAACAAAGAGAACTCTATGAAGCCATCGAAAATGCACAGTTTTCAGTGATTCAATCGTGTGGACATGCCTCAATGTATGAAAAACCTCAGGAATTTTTAGGGGCTCTCATTGGTTTTCTTGAGACACCAGCGCCATTATCAATCGTATAA